Below is a genomic region from Micropterus dolomieu isolate WLL.071019.BEF.003 ecotype Adirondacks linkage group LG08, ASM2129224v1, whole genome shotgun sequence.
AATGACCCTGGAATTTAGCACTTCTTCAAGTTAAATCTAAATCTGACGCAAACATCCGACAACAATTGAGTGCTTTataagtgtttttttccccttgtttatTCATATCTTGATATTACAACATCCTCCTGAACCCGAAGTCTCTTCCTGGGACTTTCAACAACAATGACCACTTGAAGTTAGCAGTTAAAGgaatacttttacattttgggaaatagactTAATTGCTTTCTTAACGAGAGTTGATACCACTTTAATGTCTGTAAGCCAGATACAAAACGaaagccagcagccagttaggtTAGCATAGACTGGAAACAGGCTGGCTTTAgtttgtatttactgtacatacatgAGAGTGGTTTTAGTCTAGTCTCGaggcaagaaagcgaataagcgtATTAACTATTCTTTTAACTTCTTTGAACTAAAATTCAAGCTTCTCttctctcggcaagaaagcggATACTCACATCACAACTTATGTAATCTATTCCTTCAAGGCACTTTACTCTCTAGCTAGATACTTCTATTTGGTACACTGTACTAGGCTAATGGATCTtaaattgtgaaaatgtgtcCATCGGACTGTTGATCCattcaattgaaaaaaaaatgtattacacaATGTGAGTGTGACATCACATCAGAAACGCTGCTGTATTGTAGCAATAACATCCATTACACCAGCTATTGAAAGGGCACGTTTAAGGATTGATTGCTTAAACAAAACTGTCTCCTGTGTCTGATGTGAAGTGGACACACTGCTATTCTCTCTATTCAAAAGGATTAACGATCCACCGCAGTGTTTACAAAACACACCGAACACTCGTGGCCTCAGGTAAAGGACACTCTTGACAGTAATACCACCACATGGCTGTCAGGTGTTCTTCTGACTCACTCCACTTTCAGTGGGTTTTAAAAAGGCATTAGAGGGTCAGCCCCACATGAGGACCTCACTCTCAGGTCACAGAGAGTCCAGTCTCCAACCGGTTGGCCTTCAGCTGGATGTCAGAGAGGCAGTCCTGGAGATCTTAATGTTACATTCCTTTGTTAGGACTCTGTCCGGAGTGAAAAACAGACGTATCCGGGCAAGGGAGCATTGCTGTCGAAAGAGCAGATTTATTCAGCTTAATATGAATCGCTCTCAGCGGGGCACTTAGAAGTATAGTTCAGTTCAGCCTTCATTTTATGCATTGCTCTTAGAAGGGCACATAAAAGCATCCAGCTTGAGATGAATTGCTTAAGATGAGTTTAATAGGAACCTGTTTATTTGGACCCTACAATCATTCAGCCATGAATCTCTTTTGGGGTAAACACAGTGGTACAGTAAAAGCTTGCTGAAAAAAGTAGGGTTGGAAAcaaggagacacagagagacagaaccacagaggaAACAACCAAGCTGTGATTCAGAGAGAGCATCATTCTATCTCATGTCTTTTTTCTCCACTGAACAGTTACACAAAATGGATGTTTTGGGGAGCAATATGTCCAACAAGTAGGACAAAGATTCTGTGGCCATCCTTTATGGCTGAACTCTCAGGTagatgcttgttttgtccaaggCTGATCTAAGGACTCATAGCTTCCCAGGAGTCCTTAGAGCAGTCACTGGGTGAGCCATAGAGCACTGCTTGGAGGAGCAGTTCGGTATTTGTGCTCATGTAGAGCATGTAGACAGATAGGTCGTGAGGTGTTATTTTGTCATCAAGTAGAAAAAATTGTGCATTCTCTGTGCCTGTCAGTGacgacaaaaaacaaacaaaacctcaAGCAGATGAGTGTACTGCAGGCATGTATATGAGCAATCACAGCAATGATAATATGTTCAATATTAAAACCAATACATGATGCTTTACCAACTGCTGAGCCCCAAACTGGCACTAGGTTGCCCCCAGCTGGTAAGACAGCAGAATAGCTGCCAGTGAAACAAAGTGAACGAGCGATTTTGGCCAATATGCTCAGAAACTGAAGAGAAATGTAAACAGGAAACATTTGGCCCAACTTAGTAACATAACAGGAAAGCAATACCAGACTATAAGGAGTCATTTAAGGAACATTTAAAGGGCACAATCCAATTTCAAGGCAGCATTTACCCACAGTAAATTATGATGATGTGAGGCACATTTCATGTGATCATAATGCATCAACATATAACATCATTTTCCAAATTGCACGCTTTTTGTGTTCATCAAGCTGTTGCTGCAGGGTAATTTGGACTCATGTTAATTCAACAGCTCAAACAGCTGCCCATTTAATGGACTTCTTAAGTGAGGAGCTTGTTTATAAATGCTGCAACTTTGTTTACAGCATCACTGGCAAACGCTTGGCTTGTTGACATGCAGCCAAAAGCTtaggatgttgtgtttgttgtgaagAAATTACTCACCATCCAGTTCCCTTTCCCCCCACCGGGCTGATTTTATGTTAAAACTGATGTTAATTTGTTGCAGTATGTTGgaattaacattttgtttttatatcgCTCACTATACCCAATACCACCTCTGCCTTCACTCGCAACCCTCGACTACATCACCCACATGTCTCCCCTAACCCACTCACCCAGACTCGGACAGCCTCTCCAGCCCCACTCGCCTCAGCCTGTCTGACGGGTCTGAGGACCAGCTGGACCGCCTCCAGCAGGTGGAGCTGGCCAGGATGACACCCATGTCCCAGTGGAGGGCCGGCACCGTGCAGGCCTGGCTGGAGGTTGTCATGGCGATGCCCATGTACATCCGCGCATGCTCAGAAAATGTCAAGAGTGGAAAGGTAGGATCGCATCACTGACATGATGCAGGTGGACTCACCAACCGGTCATATTTCAATCCATATTTTGAAACCACCTGTTTATAAGAAACTTAAGCTGTGTGGCTTTAGTTGCAGTAAACTGTATCAGgctactttgacattttgcaGGTTTTACTCGGGCTTACAGATGAAGACCTGGAGCTGGGTTTAGGTGTCAGCAGTTTAATGCACCGACGGAAACTCCGCCTGGCTATTGAGGATTACAGAGATGCTGAGAACGGTAGAGGGTGAGGAAGGGAAACAAAGAATTCTTTGATGAGTTGTACATTATGTGGTGGTGAGAGAGGGCCATCTGTTGGTGATTTATAGGAATAACAGTGGTGTGGGATCAACTTTCCTTATGACTCTCAGAAGCCGtaatattgattttaaatagagagaaaaatgtaaagtttCAATAAACCCAAGTTTCACTGTCTTTACGGCTGTTTTCAAAATGTCCTCCTACCGATTAATGACATGCAGGTCAGCTGGTGATCTGTCCAGAGTGTTTTCCTGCCTTTACGAACAACAATATTTAATAAGTGCAAGGGTCAGCTCATCATTCGTGTTTTCTCACTTACCTCTTGTAGTAGTATGCATAGCTACTGTATGTAGTACTGTAGCCATGCAGCTACTGTAGTTTTATGTGCCCATGTTTTGACATATTCAATTCTGCAACCTCACAGCATTGGGAAATTGCACTCAGAAAAATCAATAACAATGTGCCTTTCCAGAATCATTGCCTGTTGCTCTGGATAACAGTGAACCTTTTTCTTTGGAGCTACTTCATAGTTCATACCAAAGAAACAGTCCCtttgaaaactgttgacagtcAGATCTGTGGGCTATCCTATGTAACAGGGACAGTTTTTTCTGgaagaaatgtaattttttaggGCTGCAATTATTTCTAGTATTGATTAATCGAGTGATTACCTTCTTAATTAATTGTGAAATAGTGAAAAATTCCCATCATAATTTTATGTAAAGCCCAGGTTGAAATATTCAAGTGTTGagtgttttgtccgaccaacagtccaaaactcataGATATTAattttactgtcatagaggactAACAAAACcaatacaattattttttttatatactggAACCAGTGCatttttttggcattttcaATTAAAACATGACTTAAACAGTTATTACATTATCAAGACCGCTGCTGATGAACTGTTTAAATATTAATCTGGTGATGGCTTTGGTAAAAAGGGATCGTCaacattattacaattcatcctgaaaGTAACATAAACATCTGAGGCAAATTTGATAGCAATGCATCCAGTAACTGTTGAGGCATTTCACTCAACCTGTCAGCCTTATGGTGGTGTCTGAGGGAAAGTCATGCGATATCCAAAGTCTGTAGGATTTAAGCTCTGGCAACCATGAaagtacaaaatttcatggcaagcTATCCAATAGCTGTTGAGATCTGGACCAACCGAAAGACACTGCCATCCATAAAGCCACACCCCTGGTATATTTTCATGGATAGATACCACAAAGAataagtgagaaaatgtgttttttttgttgtgattCTGGTGAAGTGACCCTTTAAGAAACTGTTGCACTGTTTCTCTGCAGGCTGTCCAAGGCTGCAGATATGGACCACCACTGGGTGGCCAAGGCCTGGTTAAGCGATGTGGGCTTACCTCAGTACTCCCAGGCCTTTCACACCCACTTAGTAGACGGGCGCATGCTGAACTCCCTGACACGTCGTGACCTTGAACGTCACCTCAACATTACAAAGAAGTTCCACCAGGTCAGCTTGCTGCTGGGCATCGAACTGCTGCACATACTCAATTTCGACAAGGAGGTAAGTAGGACTCCACACCGTGTTCACAAGCAGGAGGACAACAGTGAAAATGGTATCAGTTGAATAAAAGGTGTTTGGTTTCCAGGCGCTGCAGGCTCGCCGGATACAGTGTGAGCACCAGAACATGGATCCATTGGTTTGGACCTCTCATCGGGTCATCAAATGGATCAGAGAAATTGACCTGAAGgtggggacagagagaaagagcatgcaactttaaaaacacatgcaaaacagTTCTAACTTCTATACAAACAAaagattatctttttttttaactcaaaccTTGAAACAAAAACCAAAGCTGAAATTGTCAAGAAAAAGCTGCCGTTGTAACAAAGGAAATATTCTGACTAAATTTTAATAAACAAGAGACATATTATTATCACGTGGTTGTGGGTAATCGGGGCTCCTGTGTTTACTCAGCGCTGCCTCTCTCCAGTGATAGAAGGCCTTTGTTATTGTACGTCTAAGCTGCTACTAGTTGATTACAAAGCCTTTCAGATTACAGCCTCTACGGTGATGCTGCATTATGAATATCCCCAGTCAACACTGTCTACTGTCTTGGCATAGGAAAACATGTTTCCATGGTGAGATATGACCATATTCAGGGTGTGTTGAGATAAGGCCGTCTGGACTGACATCCTGTTAATATCCTCAGGAAGTGTGAATTAGTATACTGatattaatgaatgaatcaatATGTTCTTTGTCTAGAAGCAAATTTGACATAATTTTTGATAGACTCTTGATATCACTGCCTTTTCCTTTAACTGGTAATGgccaaagttttacagtatcaACAGAGAATTTTAGATTGCATTGTTTTGAATAAAAGAAGAAGTCACTATTTggccttctctccttctgtccaGGAGTTTGCTGAAAGTCTTCTGAACAGTGGTGTTCATGGTGCTGTCATGGTGCTTGACCCCACTTTTAACACTGACGCCATGGCATCAGCGCTGGGGATCCCCAGCAGCAAGCACATGGTTCGCCGACACCTTGTTGAGGAGATGAAAACCTTAATTGGCCTGGCCAGGTGAGAGGAGACATTCACACAGAGACACCAAGACAGACCCCACTATAGTTCCACTTCCACAGCCTctggcctcacacgctcctcccgcgggttggcgcaggcttcccccgcagccacttgcggagctcctcaactccgaaaatattcaagcacatttttgtttcgccatcacttctcgtaaaactgtcaatattccaaatctacacagctgatttctcacctcaaaacttctcagaagtggatttagtgatgaaattccatacgaaactgtaaaatataaaactttctgttgctNNNNNNNNNNNNNNNNNNNNNNNNNNNNNNNNNNNNNNNNNNNNNNNNNNNNNNNNNNNNNNNNNNNNNNNNNNNNNNNNNNNNNNNNNNNNNNNNNNNNcgtaccttgagatcctcgggcagaggtctgttgtctgttccagagtctcgactgaaaactaaaggggacagagcgtttgcagtcagggccccgaggctctggaacagcctgcccgaggaaatcaggtcagctgagtcagtgaactcttttaagtcccttcttaaaacatacttttataggagagcctttcccgatcttatttgactttattttatcccttttattttattctattttactaattttatatttatcttaaacgtatattttagtcttttcaatgttttcttgcttttatcttgtattgattttgtattattgtcttttgggtattattgtctttacactttttaaagcactttgtaacttgtttttgaaaagtgctctacaaataaagattattattattattattatttatattggaCTAACTTCttaaaacctgctccaaacagtgtgtgtttgtgagagagagctaaatcagacacacagaaactctcctacttagtGATGTATTtgcaacaaacggagaaccattgttgtttgtataaagtaacttaattatcacattattaattaattatatattttttattgtttatatgtgaatttgtgctctggcaacattccAGCTTAAACAACCGacacattcatggcaatggccgagaaagagagagagagagcgagatcTTTATTGCAGCAAAGTcacagacatcagcccaaggatcggtacgtgatgtcaccgtcacacgGAAGCTCTTCTGCCGGCTACATatggcgtcacttactgatccttcagaaatgcttgggaaaatgtaacatgtgtggaagctaccgcgctactcggTCAATTCGTTACTGAAAAACTaattgattcagaaaatagcgacgctaccaccaagctactgagaaacgTAGGtaaactagtaacggcgctacttgtagcgacTGCCCATCACTgcagaccgggtatggttgtgacactttttgcttcagcaactaaaattttttttagctagagttctcaaacttGTATTCAAAGTATCCACATTTCTTGACTACAAATGGCAACAATTCAATCAAAAATATCACAGACGTcatgagttgatgtcaaatacaTGGTGTTCCTTTGTTACAGGGTAGGTTCTGGGGTAGGTTGTGGCAATTAGACATGGGAAGCAAAAATGGATGCCAGACCATATTATATTCTTCAAAAACAGgtataatgaaacaaataataatgtttctctctctctgtaacatACTATGTCTGATTGActcgcatgtgtgtgtgtgtattcaaatTTGTCTACAAGAGCAAACTTACTTAACAGTTTACTTAATAAACTCTACTACAATGTAcctaattaaagaacatctttGTACATCTGTgagtgtcaatgtgtgtatattcttaatcagagtcacagtcagtgcttgaagtgggccggtaatCACCAGTACACAGTACaagcacttctatattttacacTTTGGCGTACGGTGACTTTTTCTTGTGCAccagcacttctcacaagctgccggtactcttttctttcctctcctccggTGGAGACTGAGTAAGGAAATGATCTTGTGCCGATAGATACGATACCccaacatgtgaacaacatgtGAACGGGAAGTGGTGGTCACAGAGCTGACTAATGAAcgctggtaaccctggagttCAGGCTTTGTGGGACTAGAGGCTGCATAGGGCACtctgtaaaaatattaaaatcaagaaagtcctTAGTTGTATGTATTGGTACAACCCACCCCAACTGTTCAGACATTGTGGAGCTAGCTGTATTAGCATAGAGGTTTGAAATTATCAGGGTAAAAATGCATatgttgcctaagaaactacattttaatCTGATATAAGTCATACAATTATATCTGCAAGAGTATAGATACTACACAAAATATATCTTGGTCCAAAAATTTACTTTCTGACTTTCTCACAAAATCATTTCTTTCTCTATATTTTCTGAATGTGCCTGTTTCCAACCTTGACAACCACCATGCCTGATTGGGGACAAAGTGGGAAAATACTGAATTGATCTCGTGAAACCTCtcttatctctaattggtggaatttgtgttgttacaactctccccatgtttcACCCATACCCAGTCTCCCctactttggtttatgaacaAATAGCTGCAAaactttgctttgttttagtaggaaatgtcagcatgctaatatgctaaactaagatggtgatcAGTGTAACCATTATAATTGCTAAataaacatgttagcatgctgatattagcatttagctcaagcATCATTAAGGGGCACCCCAGTAGCTCACCTGGAAGAGCGTGTGCTATGGTTGAGTCCTTACTGTTGCGGTCTGAGGTCGATTACAGCCTGGGTCCATTGCTGCAtgttgtcctctctctttcccctttcCTTTTTCTTCAGCTGTCCCTATCTAATTAAAGCAAAAGGCCTGAAGAAAAAGCACCCTCAAGATAACTGATGTATACTGCTGCTGTAGAGTTTTAGTCTTGCTCACTCTGATACTAAGGTCTACAAtgtaaagcaaaaacaaaaagcaaaattaaATTATTCCACTTATTATCACTGCAGCCTTTTATGAAGAATTCAAGACACAtctctgacaaaaaaaatcttaactCAAGATCCACTTACATTTACACTTGCACTTTTCCAATGTGAACTTTTGCATTCAAGACATATTTTATAGTTAGAAGAAGGTTAGAGGAACTTATTGTGTCAGACACCTTTGCCGAAAGCATTGATATAAAAGTTTTATGGTTTTGTACTATTCTTGCACAGAGAGCAGCATAGTTTGGAAGGTACATGTTCAAATCTCTCTATTATCTTGACGTCAAGAAGTGAAGTAAATAATTGATTTACTGTGCAATGTACTGTTACACCTAATTACTTCATCAGTCTGACAGTTAAATGTGTCCTTGAGGCTTGTTCAAGGGTGCCAATATATATTCTGACAAAATATTCAGACCACAAGCAGATAAACTGATCATCTCAGAATATTTGTATGCACCAATTAATAGTTTGATCTATTTTACCTCTCCAGAATTCTTGTGTTTTACAGAAGCCATCTGGATTCACATTACAGAATGATGCTTCAGTTATGAGATTTCTCAAAACCATGAAGTTGATAGATATGCAAATCATCAGAAGTGCTAAAGTATAGCCCAAATACTGCACTGCTCCTAAGGTGTATTTGCACATAACCACATAATCAGTATGTCCTGTCACTCACAGTAAAAACCCTTGGCCTGCAACCATCTCACCACTTTTGGCTTTAATTCCAGgggataaaagaaaataattatttctctCCCATAATAGTTAACATTCTTCCACAAAATTGTGAAATCTCTTAAGAAACTTTaccacaatgaaatgaaaatgaggaTAATGGATGTCACGTCATCAAAATTGTGAAAAGTCCTGCTGAAGTTAAATGGAACAAAATACACTTTATGTTTCAGGCATACAGCAGTTGTAGTCAATTAGTTGTGTGTGAAATAGAGCTGTTAGAGGGAAATAAAGCCCAAAGCTGACAAATCATTAATTcatcttttaaattattttaggaATCTTCAGACATAATTACATGTATTTGCAGCAGGTGTGGTGCTACAACATGTACTGATACACTATACTTCTCAATTCCCTGTGGGCATATCATCGAAATAAAGCTCTGACAGACAAGCCTATTCAGGTAAATGAGAATGTAATCATCATCCAAAACAGCCTGATATATACAAGTACAAACATTTACCTATTTTACTGCAGCTAATAAACATGTTCTAACTTTTAGCTCTTTTTTAGAGTTTACTTCTGTTATATGTTGAATTCACTACTTGCTTTACAAAAGAGAATGTTtcaaacagagaaaacacatttcGGTACATAGTCGTTTTGAGGTTTTGAAGGAACTAAAGTAACCTGCTTCATCCATAAGAAATCAATCAAATTAAGAACAGACAAAACCTGCACATGAAGAAAGAACATTTTCAATTGATGGAACTGGTCTGTGAAATTCATTACTGGTGGGCCTCTGAAGACACTTATGTAGATCACTGTGAATGTCATTAGCTCATGTTCAAAATATCTACAGTTTATTGGTTTTGAAGTATCTTCTTTTTGTTGTattcaaaataatgtaaattgtgtctgtttgtccaaAGCCCCATctgaaaaaaattgttttaattatctGTGTCACTTTGGGAATGTCCTCATTGCCTCAATAGAcaaggttaaaaaaacaaatgaacctGGAAAGAGATTGATAAGGACTCCTGCTGCTTTCGTGGGgctcatttctttctctttgacAGTACAATTCTCCATCTCAAGCTCACCTTACATATACAGTAACCTATTGAAACAAAATCATCCAACAAACATGTTCCTTTAAAGCCCCTGGAAACTTGGCTTTAATAGAAGTAATATCCATCTGTTattttataacattaaatagtcATGACTATATAAGCAACAAACAaaggtaaaaaatatatatatatattttatgtcctatttaaagaggtggtattatgctcattttcaggttcaaaatcttaattaggggttgtaccagaaaaaggtttacatggtttaattttcaaaaaacaccatatttttctcatactgcacattgctgcagctcctcttttcaccctgtgtgttgtactctccgctcttgagctacagagtgatgcatcttacttgtacaaaatctttgttgggagttgcacatacacagttcccaggtaaggactactagccaatcagaagcagagaagggcgggtcgtaagaaacaaggtagtgtgatccaaatcaaagccacttcagactgcgaccgtaacctagcagatggtataagttactcacaagtccacaacatcattgttccacatcttaccattaggactaaacgtcgaactgttgccggtgttctgacgatctatgctgccttgctgaaaaatgctaccatagcggaAATccatagactcgactctactcggccctgctccgttttccattgcagacagtacccagagatagtacgtagcttgtcgtcatagcgacgccacacacaactgccgcgacgtaatgttcaatgcgacacacacaccaacgatccacacagctttctcttttttaagttaaaacgtttcaacattactcagaatgtaaagacagataagcggtatgaaaaccttccagctgtgtttttctctgccgttgttgctgcagcggtctgtgtgacggcgggagcagagggctctgtgagcgggcggctggccgacCTCAcaagctcctcccgcgggttggcgcaggcttcccccgcagccactcgcggagctcctcaactccgaaaatattcaagcacatttttgttccgccatcacttctcgtaaaactgtcaatattcgaaatcttcacagctgatttctcacctcaaaacttctcagaagtggatttagtgatgaaattccatacgaaactgtaaaatataaaactttctgttgctggcgtCTGTCTGGCGCAGGCaaagatgatgcagtgaatagtgacgattccctctgaccaatcagcagtctgtcgtgttttcatgttacattttagtatccctcagctcgcttggaacctggaAGGAGGTCAgctgatacgaaaaaaagtacctggaagcaggtacaggtgcaacatttctacaatggaaaaccagacaaaggcgagtcgagctaaagggcctccgctcagactagcttggtttgagggcgtgccagACCCCGgaagccgcttggcaagctttatgacgcgttttcattgtgatgtcacaagtaaaNNNNNNNNNNNNNNNNNNNNGAATAGTGACGATTccctctgaccaatcagcagtctgtcgtgttttcatgttacattttagtatccctcagctcgcttggaacctggaAGGAGGtcaggtgatacgaaaaaaagtacctggaagcaggtacaggtgcaacatttctacaatggaaaaccagacaaaggcgagtcgagctaaagggcctccgctcagactagcttggtttgagggcgtgccagACCCCGgaagccgcttggcaagctttatgacgcgttttcattgtgatgatTCATTGGACTAATGAGCGAAGGTTATACTAAACACTGAATAACTAGCCTAAGTTATGAAGTCGGGCTGTATCCTCACATCTTATCTTGGCTAAATATTTCTTGTGTGATGTGCCCCAAAGCGGcaagacaaaaaacataaaataagatttattcattcatttttttgtgaAGAAAAGTGTTGATTT
It encodes:
- the LOC123975326 gene encoding kazrin-A-like, which encodes HPDSDSLSSPTRLSLSDGSEDQLDRLQQVELARMTPMSQWRAGTVQAWLEVVMAMPMYIRACSENVKSGKVLLGLTDEDLELGLGVSSLMHRRKLRLAIEDYRDAENGRGLSKAADMDHHWVAKAWLSDVGLPQYSQAFHTHLVDGRMLNSLTRRDLERHLNITKKFHQVSLLLGIELLHILNFDKEALQARRIQCEHQNMDPLVWTSHRVIKWIREIDLKEFAESLLNSGVHGAVMVLDPTFNTDAMASALGIPSSKHMVRRHLVEEMKTLIGLARADAKQDYERLGLGTPPSLLRQNSLGRPPSSTGRHTDDEGSLRRRAVKPPAGFSPKARSGRDLSCHSSYGSLPREVRDQTPPRAEGSPIHGYTSIEVTNV